From the genome of Monomorium pharaonis isolate MP-MQ-018 chromosome 1, ASM1337386v2, whole genome shotgun sequence:
CAAAAGTTAAAGAGACTAAGACAGACAAATAGATAAACATACGGACAGACAGACaaagacagacagacagacagacagccAAACAGTCGATTTTCAAAGTGTAACagtcttttaaaaaatgtattgttagTATCAAATTATCCACTTGTTGAAcgaaattttactgaaaaaaagCTTTCTTTTTGCACAAAGTATTACACCTTGTTCTCCAAATTCGCGAATTTATGAATACTCTgaatctgaaaaataaaatatatctttttgccAAAAATGTCTTGGATTCATATtagtataattacaatttctcTGAAAAAGAATGCAATCCTGTATTTTACACATTGAATgtgaaatgaaataataaataaaaatacacggTACTTGAAAAATGTGATGCGTCTATTCATAGACGGTACTCTAGAAAAAAAGTGTGATGCGTCTATTTATAGACggtacttgaaaaaaaatttaatgcatcAATTCAGGTgaaagcaataaaataaaagtgatgCGTCTATAATTTGacggaataattaaaataaaaatttgacacgTTTAATTAGGCGGAactagtaaaataaaaacgagaCGCGTCTAATTAGATGGAActcataaaatgaaaataacgtttatagaaatataaatcaaaataaagatatgcaaatgtaaaaataaaaatacattaacaaagtacaaattaaaaattttaaaatacaggatcgcttttattttcaaaaattacaatttaatataattatttaatattacttatcaTGAAAGACACAATAATagaatttcatattaattttttttttttgcaggcggcaattatttaaaagattggGGCAAGAAGCCACAGACAGGAGGAAGAATACTGACAACGAATCTACTGATTGTCGGAGCTCAGATTCTCCCGAATTCGTAGATTCGAAGGGTATTACTGAGCACGtaagtaaaatagaaaataattacaacagCGAAACCGACAATATTGTCGACGAAACGCTAGTTGTGGAAGGAAAAGGCAGTTTAGATGTAGGTCGTCTTGTGCAGAACCTGCCTAAAGGTCGCTTTATTGTCGActtgtcttttttaataacagaatTGTACAGAACATACATCAATCATAAACGAGGTATAGATTGCTCGTTAAATGATTGGATAGTTGTAAATTATCGGCAGCGTGGGTTACTggtgcaattattttttaagtgccaaatgtgtaattataaaacaagcATTTGGACAGAACCCACGGAACCTGAATCTAAACAATTGGATGTGAATACAGCTGCTGTAACAGCAACCATTACAGCTGGAATTGGTTTTTCGGCATTGGAAGAGGTGTGCTCGGGGATGAATGTACGTTGCATGTCCGAGGTTACCTATATAAAAGTACGCGAAAAACTAGtagaacaatatgaaaaaattgatctAGATAATATGAAAGAGGCAGGCGAGCAAGAAAAACAATTCGATATCGAAAACAatgaaatgataaataatgtaccGTACATAACTGTCATAGCAGATGGTTGCTGGTCGAAGAGAACGTATGGCAAAGGTTACAATGCACTTTCTGGTGTTAGTACCATTATTGGTAATCGCacaaaaaaagttctctttGTTGGTATCCGTAataaatattgtgcaatatgcACCTCTGCGGAAAGAAATAGTTGTGAACCAAAAGTTcacaaatgttataaaaattttgaacgtAATGTAAGCTCCACAATGATGGAAAGCGACGCCATTACAGAAGGATTCAAAAATAGCATCGAAATGGATTGATATACAAAACACTTATTGCCGATGGCGATAGTAACGTTTATCaatctataaaaaacaataatccATATCGCGAACAGAAAGTAATGGTGGAAAAAATAGAATGCAGCAATCATCTGCGTCGCAATCTGGTAAAGAAACTGAAAGCTGTGGCAGAAACAACACAGCCAAAGGCGCAAAGAAAGCGAGGATTCATTGAGGCacgaaatattgtaaaaaagaacGTAAAAAGAATTTGTGATGAGATAAAACACGCAGCTTCTGAACGAAAAATAGAAGTGCAGCCTCAACATTACAAGGCTAGAGGGTCTTATAACGCTAGAATTGCGGGAGCAGTTTTGCAATACAATACGCAGCAAGCGCTCACAAAAATTCATGAaggcataaataaaattgttcctCCTACTGTCGAGAAGTTGGAGAAGCAACGGAAATTGAAAATAGCGAGAACCAAAGAATCTCGACAAATAGATGGAAgacaaagaaaatgtaaagaaCAAGGAACGGATTGTTATTATGGCCCACGATCGCAACATGCAGATCTTGCAGATGATGTGTTCGAACAACTTCGGCAAAATCAAGTAGAGAAGTTGTTGGAGAATGCAAAAAATAGAAAGCAAATTGAACGGGATACAATAGAACAAAGTGAATCCGAGCTTTGGATGACGCTTAGACGAGAAATGTTGACAGCGTCAAATTTTGGAATCGTCTGTCGTATGAGACCAACGACAACTTGTGCAACGattgtaaagaatattttgtatccTCCGACCATTGATACCGTAGCTATGGTATATGGTCGCGATCGAGAAGAAATAGCGAGGAAAGAGttagctttaaaattaaataaagatataaaacgTTGCGGATTATTCATTGATAAGGATAATCCATGTTTGGGTGCTTCACCAGACGGACTTATAGACGAAGATGGTCTGGTGGAGATAAAATCCTCTATCGGCAGAACATTTAACAGCGGAACAAGCCATAGAGAAATTGACCCCCCTGAAGGGCATTTTTGATAAACGCAACccagataaaataaatataaaacataggttcttttatcaaattcagggtcaattaaatattacacaacggcaatattgtaaatttgctATATGGACGccaaaaagtataaaaatagtcCATGTAGATGTAGACAATACTTTTTGGCAAAATGAAATGTTGCCTTTTCTAACACGCTTTTATAACGAGTGTATGCTTCCTGAAATTGTAGATAGTCGTTATAATAGACAAATGCCGATTAGAAatccaaaatatataatagaagcAAAGGAAGCAGCAGCtaagaaactaattaaaactAATCGGCGAAAAGTAGCAGAAAGCGAAAATGTAAATGAaggaaaaagatttaaatctgACATTTCATCGACAGAAACAACTGGTACTTCTGCCGTGATTGCTGTAAATGTGGAGCAAGACGACGATTGTGTCATTGTTAATTACACAAACAGCAATCAAGATATTGTAGATAACACGGCAAGGTGGAAAGTCTTCCTAGATGACAATATTCCTGATATTTctctagtaaaaaaaaaatatcttgccTGAATACAGCAAAGTAAATGACGAATCCctagatatatttttacgcgttataagagaaaattctcatTTTGAAACGCAAAATGTGCTGTATATAGCATTTCCTCATATGATCGAAGCCAGTCGTAGCGACAAAAGCCTACAAATAATTGGAGGGAATTGTACCGATCACTGgcgatgtttattttttgatggTAGCTATCTTTACGTGTATGACAGTTTACCTGGTTGTACATATGACAGATTAGCAACCGTTGAGAAAGATTACATACAGCGTCGATATCCAAAGATAACTcgaaaagatataatttttgagcAAGTAGACACTCAACCTGATGGGACAAGTTGTGGAATTTACGCTGCAGCTTTTGCTACAACTGTAGCCTTAGGAGGTAATCCTTGCAATgaaagatattcaaaaaacataaaatgtatgaggcaacattttatacaaattatagaaaataaaaaattgcttccTTTCCCTACAATAcaaacaatgtaaattaatatattgtaatgttgtagtataaaaaaaaatttcaaaaaattcttgaGATAAAAAACGTCTCAACTTTTCAGAGGATATCGATAATGATACAAACGTTCTGAATCAAAAACGTCTGACGGTACTGACATAATAAATGACAGAAGCGTCTATTCTGAACGGGTTATgacatgtaattattttaccgTATTCTGAACTACAGAATTTCAGTACTATATTCAGCAGTGAATATTGTAACGCAGTCAATATTGCTGTGAATGCAGCCTTAGAAATCGGCAGATTGGCGCAATGATTTGATAAGCGATATCATAGGAGAAGTTTACTTTTTCAAAAGTTCTCATTAGATATCACGGATCGCACGCCGAATAATCGCGCTGGTCTGTAAGAATCCTAATCGTGgttgtttcctttttttactcaaattttggaaaactATATACTGCATATTTGAATgtaaatatacacacatgtgtatgtataaatatgtgtgtatgtgtgtgtttaaaTAATCCGGCGACGCCCGCGCGTGATAAAATACGCAAAAAAAGCATTTAGACGCCGCGATATCATCGGAGTGGAGCTGAGCGCGTTCGGCACGCCGAAACGACCGAACGTAGCGGAGCGCGCAACGGCTCACAGCTGATCGCGCGACggtgtgtgagtgtgtgtgtgctcGGGCTTAGAATCAGTGCACATTTTGTCTTGTATTTCTCCATCACGTCGCCACATATCGGCTCCACCAACAATATTGTTATGTGCCTTCTTGCACGTGTTTTTTGTGTTCGTCTCTGTTGTGGCGCCTGAATTAGTGAGATTAGCGCTGAACTTTTCCCAAGACAATAGCGTGTGATAAGATGTTTCATGTTACATGTGACATTGTCATATCGCACGTGTGATACATCTATATAGAAGAtactgataaaattattaatatctgaaGCATTTAgacagcactggtaaaaataataatacctgaagtgtctatttagaatatttagatggtactggaatattttataataccatatagcatctatttagacagcactggtaaaatgtataatacctgaagtgtctatttaaatggaaaattttataataccatatagcatctatttagacagcactggtaaaatgtataatacctgaagtgtctatttagatggaaaattttataataccatatagcatctatttagacagcactggtaaaaataataatacctgaagtgtctatttagaatatttagatggtactagaaaattttataatatagcatatagcatctatttagacagcactggtaaaatgtataatacctgaagtgtctatttagatggaaaattttataataccatatagcatctatttagacaacactggtaaaaataataatacctgaagtgtctatttagaatatttagatggtactggaatattttataataatatgtagcatctatttagacagcactggtaaaaataataatacctgaaatgtctatttagaatttttagatggtactggaaaattttataataccatatagcatttatttagacaatactggtaaaaataataatacctgaagtgtctatttagaatatttagatggtactagaatattttataatatcatgtagcatctatttagacagcactggtaaaaataataatacctgaagtgtcTATTTAGATGGTACTGGAAAACTATAATACCATATGCATCTATTTAgacagcactggtaaaaataataataaatgtacataaataaaaatcggaGAAACGAAAGGTAATGGTTGCGTTTCACGGGACTGGGCGATGGAGGGGTCCAttccataaatataaaattaataatgtctCATACGTCTATTTAGATGGtactggaaaattttataatatcatatagcatctatttagacagcactagtaaaaataatacctgaagtgtctatttagaatatttagatggtactgaaaaattttataataccatGTGCATCTATTTAGATGACactggaaaaattaataattcctgAAGCGTCTGTTTAGATAGaactagaaaaaatatttaaactaaatgCATCTGTTTAGACGgcactaaaaaattatgaatttttgaaGCGTCTATTTAGATGAAaactggaaaaaaatatttaaactagaTGCGTTTATTTAGAAGgtactaataaaattactcaTATTTGAAGCATCTATATTTAGACggtactaataaaattattaatatatgaagcGTCTATACGGCACTagtaaaatgaataataccTGAAGCATCTATGTAGATGGTActggtaatattataaaaactagatgcgtctatttagatggtactcataaaattaataataaaaaacgtacATAAATTGGAATCGGAGAAACGAAGAATAATATTGGTTGCGTTTCACGAGACTGGGCGATAGAGGGGCccatttcataaatataaaataatacctaAAGCGTCTATTTAGACAACACTGGTAAACTAATAAATACTTGAAGCGTCTATTTAGACGGCACTGGTAAAATTACTACACGTTGCTATgcatgtgtacatacatgttcTTCCATGCATGTACGTTCTGAGCTTATGGTAATGCGGcacgaaattaaaaatgttgataagTTACCGACGGTATCGATTatcgacatttttaattccatTATGACGGCGCCACGGTCCCGTCGAAGTTCGCTGTTTGCTTAAGCATCCTCTTAATTGgtactaatttttataaactgatagtaataaaaatgttatgtgtGTAGAAGTTTAtaatggctgcgttccgatatatACTGTATACGCAACATGAACTAttaattttcagtactgacagtgaaTTTCGGAACGTACACTGTTAAAAATTTCCGTTGTAAAATCACAATAAAAGTGTTGGAAGCTTTTATCCAACTAAAATGTGCTGTAAATTTAAAGTACAGCTATGTTGTGTTACCACAAGatgttatttgtaatttcaCAACATAACTGTACTTTAAATTTACAGCACATTTTAGTTGGATAAAAGCTTCCAacacttttattgtaattttacagtACTTATTGTTTCATCCCAGTTGAAAGTTACAAGTACGTAATTGCATTAACGATTATGCATTTATGATGTTATGTTAATagaatcatataattttttaaccgCTGGGTCGTAGGTCGATCGCTTTGACTTCGATTTTGTCGTCCCCGTTGGATTAACACTGAAGAAAATTCTAGAACAATTAATAcatgcaatattaattaaaataatgaatatttatacaggatcttaaaaaaatcatttagtatttatatgtaccgtattaatgttaaatgattttttaaaccctatataaaacatttgtttgaattgcttgatttaataataaaatgtatctaaTAAGTTCAGGGTATAATGTAtagttatgaaaatttattaacttattaataacGACAAcgataataacatttatgacaaaaattataaaaatattactacacCTTTGTATAAACTCCAGAGATTTAGATGTACTTCTGCAATAACATAAGCTGAAGATGTAATACATCAGGAATGTTAATTCAAATCCCTGTAAAATAGACTTTGttttacaacaaattttgCCCTCTACTATAACTGCACAGCTTGTATTTTCATCAAACAGCGATGCtcctgtaatataatatataaataaaataatattaataaaaccaaATACAATTTAGAACGATCTGAGCATggatatacataaatattattgaaaaaattgaaattgaaactaatttttactgtgtgcgtatgtgcatgtatatatgtgtataaataagtgtacatatttacacatacaaatacacatataaaatcaaattgctATTTAGCCGGAGTCGTATGAAATGCGTGTCGGAATTATTCACGCATCTCCGACTGAACAGtgtaattttgaatttcaacaacaagaaaaaaacaacaatattaataataatagtaataataatatatacaccttctataattaatagagGAGTTGAAGTATCCGCAAATGATTCGAGTTTTTCTTCCGTCAATGTATcctaaaaagtatatattaatttactatacattaattacatgaaataaaatataaaatacagatatatatCCACTTCTTACGACTATCTCGACTTATGAATTTTCGGACTTACATACAAGCGGCATGCTATagactaaaaataaacaactAGATTATAACAAATCTGATTAACGAAGCATTTAACCAGTAATccaaatgaaatattaattttataatgctaattattatattaaaagttttatttttaagaaaacataatcttgttttttaatcacttgttgaagttaatttgtgtttaagctaaatattaattttataatagcaaacattaagaattatatttaaaaaaattaattatttgctaaacAGATCTGTAATcgtttttagtaataaaataattattttgaataaaaaatgtgttattcgtataaaatataaatgttatttaacttataaataaattcgatttacGAATAAAGTTTCGGAACGTAACTCTGTCGTAAGTATTAGAGGCATATCTGTACGTACATTCTAAGTGCTGAATTTCAAACAAgttagtaaatttaatttaaattaaagaagtaaatcaatatgtgtacataattggtaatataatgattaatgattattttaaaaaattatgaaatattttctttttagatcatattttttcaagtaatatttaataaatgcacTCACATTAATGACTCTGAACATCATGTCTGGATTTTCTtggaaataatgtaaaattaacggAAAAATCGCCAAAATCAATGGAGTTTCTGACGCTAAATCGTTAGCCGCTGTTGCAGATTcagttaatacatttttaagtacTCGAAGTTGCGTTTTTCTGTTTGTTGACTTTTTCAGTTTATGCTTAATAGTAAACTCTTCAATAAATACATGaagtttcttatatatttttcccaCATTTTGATTCCATATGGTGTTGACTTTTTTGCCTAATAGTATAGAAGCATgctgaattaaatattttggcTCCATTAAAAGCGGCCATGTTTCCAGACAGGAGTAAATTGTTCCTTTTCTATGATTAAATTCGATTCTCTGCAATGGATAAGTTTGTTGAAGCATCTCTTTAATGCGTGGAATATTACGATTTGATTTAATTGATTCTTCCTTAAGCCAATTTTGTTTCACACGCTGACTATCCATTGTTTCATCAAATGGTAATGAAGGCTCATATGCTACACAGCCGTACTCATCGGTCTCAGAAATTTGCAacttcttatcttttttttctaccgTTGAACCAGAAGAATCGGCTGATTCCTGCATTTTTGCTGCCAATTTTATGCGTCGATTGTAATGTATTTTGGTGTATAATTGACAAAATAGTGACTCTGATCCATCTCCTAGAACTGCACCATCAATTTCATCCAAGAATGATCGTGGGTATTTGCGTACTATTCGCTGCGCTATTTTTCGAGATGTACTTCTAGATTCAGTTTTTAACTGATGAACTTGATATTCCGCAAGAATTGAAATCATAGCACGTCTATGAGCAGGCAATGgtgtttttctattttcgcATGCTTCTATTAGCTGCTTCGGAAATTTGTACCATGGTATCGGTTCTGTTTCGTACAAATCTGTACTAATACTGTTGACACTTATTGGTATCGGATTGGAGTATTGTATGGCAGAGGCTCCTTCAGAAGTAGGTACTATAATAGGAACATTCTCTTTTGTACTTGTAGGATCCACTTCTTTTAAATCTACCATTGATAAAACATCCTTTGACTGACTGACGTTTGACTTGTCATtagatattgataaatttgtatcatctgcaaatgtaaattattattaagtaaattatacaaccaaataaatttaaaagaattatacttTAATCGATATAGTAATTTgcaacaacaaaattattatttaccttACCTAAAATAAtaggtataatttttatatcagatTGATCTTGTATTGAGTTTGAATCTAATACTGTGAGTAGCATTTCATTTTCCGGATTATTTAACCCAGTATCAGTACAAAGTCCGTCATTTTGGCcacataaaatttgtttttcgaTAAGCGTTACTGTAACCGGTGTAGGGGAGCTATCTGACAGAgctattaaaactttatcatcATGTATTTCAGTTTTATCTTGTAATACAACCTATAAGATTCGAAAAACCAGCATAACCAATATAAGTTTCAAgtgtatttgtatattttaccgAATATTTACCGTATATTCCACGTTTGGAAGACCTAAATGCTGTATgcttgtattaattaaatctttgaGATTATCGCAAACTACTAaagtttttcttgaaaattcttGTCCTATGACTTTAAATATGGGCATTTTGctgaaaatgcaattaaaatacagagtatttaaattaaattaatacttagttaaataaatctaGAAGTCactat
Proteins encoded in this window:
- the LOC118647058 gene encoding uncharacterized protein LOC118647058, which codes for MLQQTYPLQRIEFNHRKGTIYSCLETWPLLMEPKYLIQHASILLGKKVNTIWNQNVGKIYKKLHVFIEEFTIKHKLKKSTNRKTQLRVLKNVLTESATAANDLASETPLILAIFPLILHYFQENPDMMFRVINDTLTEEKLESFADTSTPLLIIEGASLFDENTSCAVIVEGKICCKTKSILQGFELTFLMYYIFSLCYCRSTSKSLEFIQRIFFSVNPTGTTKSKSKRSTYDPAVKKLYDSINITS
- the LOC118646510 gene encoding uncharacterized protein LOC118646510 translates to MLYNTGNIKQHYKMPIFKVIGQEFSRKTLVVCDNLKDLINTSIQHLGLPNVEYTVVLQDKTEIHDDKVLIALSDSSPTPVTVTLIEKQILCGQNDGLCTDTGLNNPENEMLLTVLDSNSIQDQSDIKIIPIILDDTNLSISNDKSNVSQSKDVLSMVDLKEVDPTSTKENVPIIVPTSEGASAIQYSNPIPISVNSISTDLYETEPIPWYKFPKQLIEACENRKTPLPAHRRAMISILAEYQVHQLKTESRSTSRKIAQRIVRKYPRSFLDEIDGAVLGDGSESLFCQLYTKIHYNRRIKLAAKMQESADSSGSTVEKKDKKLQISETDEYGCSACETKLA